The nucleotide window TGATAAATACCACTGATGCAATCAAGCCATACCTAAGGGCGGGGCAGGTCGTTTCTCTTGAAAGTACTACTTATCCAGGCACGACAGAAGAAGAGCTGTTACCACGTGTACAAGAGAAGGGGTTGCGCGTAGGAGAGGAGATTTTTCTGGTTTATTCCCCGGAGCGCGAAGATCCGGGGAATCCAAACTTTGAGACCCGTACAATTCCGAAGGTCATTGGTGGCCACACGCCCCAATGTCTTGAGGTAGGTGTTGCTCTTTATGAACATGCAATCGACCAAGTCGTGCAGGTAAGCTCGACCAAAGCCGCCGAGATGACCAAGCTCCTGGAAAATATTCACCGTGCAGTCAACATTGGCTTGGTGAATGAGATGAAGGTGGTCGCGGACCGCATGGGTATCGATATTTTCGAAGTGGTCGATGCAGCTGCAACCAAGCCATTTGGCTTTACCGCCTATTATCCAGGCCCAGGTCTCGGCGGCCATTGCATCCCAATTGATCCGTTTTACCTGACTTGGAAGGCTCGTGAGTATGGTTTGCACACGCGCTTCATCGAGCTTTCGGGTGAGGTTAATCAAGCGATGCCGGAATACGTTCTAAGCAAATTGATGGATGGTTTGAATGAGCGTGCCAAGCCTCTAAAAGGCAGTAGAGTTCTAGTGCTTGGTATCGCTTATAAGAAAAATGTGGATGATATGCGTGAGTCTCCATCCGTTGAAATTATGGAACTGATCGAGGCCAAGGGAGGTATTGTCGGCTATAGTGATCCGCATGTTTTGAAATTTCCGAA belongs to Pseudomonas sp. B21-028 and includes:
- the wbpA gene encoding UDP-N-acetyl-D-glucosamine 6-dehydrogenase gives rise to the protein MSSIKQASVAKFKEKKAVIGIVGLGYVGLPLMLRYNAIGFKVIGLDIDSSKVNLLNSSKSYIEHIPSEKIEVARQSGFEATIDFTRVSECDALILCVPTPLNKYREPDMSFVINTTDAIKPYLRAGQVVSLESTTYPGTTEEELLPRVQEKGLRVGEEIFLVYSPEREDPGNPNFETRTIPKVIGGHTPQCLEVGVALYEHAIDQVVQVSSTKAAEMTKLLENIHRAVNIGLVNEMKVVADRMGIDIFEVVDAAATKPFGFTAYYPGPGLGGHCIPIDPFYLTWKAREYGLHTRFIELSGEVNQAMPEYVLSKLMDGLNERAKPLKGSRVLVLGIAYKKNVDDMRESPSVEIMELIEAKGGIVGYSDPHVLKFPKMREHHFDLSSEPLTAEVLRAYDAVILATDHDKFDYELIGQHAQLIIDSRGKYRAPQSNIIKA